One Glycine soja cultivar W05 chromosome 2, ASM419377v2, whole genome shotgun sequence genomic region harbors:
- the LOC114391024 gene encoding probable mediator of RNA polymerase II transcription subunit 26b isoform X2 has product MRMNKGSLDYWRNYFGAANSDIFGIIDHAIMVAASDCPKEFRLRRDGIAERLFSCRLSRCLGCERVELAVPVDDDDDGGGEGCKSGFDGDGDEFKFEAGASKESKVNSARDYPGEMNTNQVSNYSYGEAEALTDEIEKESQYVEEVFRIKDIFLNYEEESDSVLFDSLRRLQLMELTVDLLKATEIGKAVNPLRKHGSRDICQLARTLIDGWKQMVDEWVKDTTAIAEGTPDSVNPSVVDDEEGLPSPPMDEGALFAAPTGSMELSQFFDGMDDDGNPQHSGEFIKNHEHGRRPSLNSQNTAKRKPQASNEANIIAKDSKGQQAKKNEAAVRPNKSVIADSGPSRPPKSTMQKKGNIEPKMQQNIVKSAIPRNPHIHQLDKPKCSDDAAVHVKLEATKRKLQERYQQAEKAKRQRTVQVMELHDLPKQGIGHRNPHVKPGNHKRQWGHGRR; this is encoded by the exons ATGAGAATGAATAAAGGGTCACTTGATTACTGGAGGAATTACTTTGGAGCTGCGAACTCTGATATATTTGGCATCATTGACCATGCGATCATGGTGGCTGCTTCTGATTGCCCCAAGGAGTTCAGGTTGAGGAGGGATGGGATTGCAGAGAGGTTGTTTTCTTGCAGATTGAGTCGATGTTTGGGATGTGAGAGGGTGGAATTGGCTGTGCCagtggatgatgatgatgatggtggtggtgaaggTTGCAAGAGTGGCTTTGATGGGGATGGTGACGAGTTCAAGTTTGAAGCGGGTGCAAGTAAAGAGAGCAAGGTCAATAGTGCCAGAGATTATCCTGGAGAGATGAACACGAACCAAGTTAGCAATTACAGCTATGGGGAAGCTGAGGCATTGACTGATGAGATTGAAAAAGAGTCTCAATACGTTGAGGAGGTGTTCAGAATCAAGGATATTTTCCTTAACTACGAAGAAGAg TCTGATTCAGTGTTGTTTGATTCATTGAGGAGGCTTCAGCTGATGGAACTCACAGTGGATCTTCTGAAG GCAACTGAAATTGGAAAGGCTGTCAATCCTCTTCGAAAGCATGGATCAAGAGACATTTGTCAACTTGCACGGACTCTTATTGA TGGCTGGAAACAAATGGTGGATGAGTGGGTCAAGGATACCACAGCTATTGCAG AAGGTACTCCAGATTCAGTAAATCCATCTGTTGTTGATGATGAAGAAGGGCTTCCATCACCTCCTATGGATGAAGGGGCTTTATTTGCAGCTCCAACTGGTTCGATGGAACTCTCACAG TTCTTTGATGGCATGGATGATGATGGAA ATCCTCAACACAGTGGGGAATTCATCAAGAACCATGAACATGGAAGAAGACCATCTCTGAACAGTCAAAATACAGCAAAGAGGAAACCTCAGGCATCAAATGAGGCAAACATCATTGCCAAGGACAGTAAGGGTCAGCAAGCAAAGAAAAACGAGGCTGCTGTGAGACCAAATAAATCAGTAATCGCTGATTCTGGCCCTAGCAGACCACCTAAATCAACCATGCAGAAGAAAGGCAACATTGAACCAAAGATGCAACAAAATATCGTGAAGAGTGCTATCCCAAGAAATCCTCACATTCATCAGCTAGAT AAACCCAAGTGTTCAGACGATGCTGCTGTGCACGTAAAGTTAGAAGCCACTAAGAGAAAACTTCAGGAGCGTTATCAACAAGCTGAAAAGG CTAAGAGGCAGCGGACGGTACAGGTTATGGAGTTGCATGACCTCCCAAAGCAAGGGATTGGCCATCGAAATCCACATGTGAAACCCGGAAATCACAAGAGGCAATGGGGTCATGGACGAAGATAG
- the LOC114391024 gene encoding probable mediator of RNA polymerase II transcription subunit 26b isoform X1 — MRMNKGSLDYWRNYFGAANSDIFGIIDHAIMVAASDCPKEFRLRRDGIAERLFSCRLSRCLGCERVELAVPVDDDDDGGGEGCKSGFDGDGDEFKFEAGASKESKVNSARDYPGEMNTNQVSNYSYGEAEALTDEIEKESQYVEEVFRIKDIFLNYEEESDSVLFDSLRRLQLMELTVDLLKATEIGKAVNPLRKHGSRDICQLARTLIDGWKQMVDEWVKDTTAIAGSEGTPDSVNPSVVDDEEGLPSPPMDEGALFAAPTGSMELSQFFDGMDDDGNPQHSGEFIKNHEHGRRPSLNSQNTAKRKPQASNEANIIAKDSKGQQAKKNEAAVRPNKSVIADSGPSRPPKSTMQKKGNIEPKMQQNIVKSAIPRNPHIHQLDKPKCSDDAAVHVKLEATKRKLQERYQQAEKAKRQRTVQVMELHDLPKQGIGHRNPHVKPGNHKRQWGHGRR, encoded by the exons ATGAGAATGAATAAAGGGTCACTTGATTACTGGAGGAATTACTTTGGAGCTGCGAACTCTGATATATTTGGCATCATTGACCATGCGATCATGGTGGCTGCTTCTGATTGCCCCAAGGAGTTCAGGTTGAGGAGGGATGGGATTGCAGAGAGGTTGTTTTCTTGCAGATTGAGTCGATGTTTGGGATGTGAGAGGGTGGAATTGGCTGTGCCagtggatgatgatgatgatggtggtggtgaaggTTGCAAGAGTGGCTTTGATGGGGATGGTGACGAGTTCAAGTTTGAAGCGGGTGCAAGTAAAGAGAGCAAGGTCAATAGTGCCAGAGATTATCCTGGAGAGATGAACACGAACCAAGTTAGCAATTACAGCTATGGGGAAGCTGAGGCATTGACTGATGAGATTGAAAAAGAGTCTCAATACGTTGAGGAGGTGTTCAGAATCAAGGATATTTTCCTTAACTACGAAGAAGAg TCTGATTCAGTGTTGTTTGATTCATTGAGGAGGCTTCAGCTGATGGAACTCACAGTGGATCTTCTGAAG GCAACTGAAATTGGAAAGGCTGTCAATCCTCTTCGAAAGCATGGATCAAGAGACATTTGTCAACTTGCACGGACTCTTATTGA TGGCTGGAAACAAATGGTGGATGAGTGGGTCAAGGATACCACAGCTATTGCAG GTTCAGAAGGTACTCCAGATTCAGTAAATCCATCTGTTGTTGATGATGAAGAAGGGCTTCCATCACCTCCTATGGATGAAGGGGCTTTATTTGCAGCTCCAACTGGTTCGATGGAACTCTCACAG TTCTTTGATGGCATGGATGATGATGGAA ATCCTCAACACAGTGGGGAATTCATCAAGAACCATGAACATGGAAGAAGACCATCTCTGAACAGTCAAAATACAGCAAAGAGGAAACCTCAGGCATCAAATGAGGCAAACATCATTGCCAAGGACAGTAAGGGTCAGCAAGCAAAGAAAAACGAGGCTGCTGTGAGACCAAATAAATCAGTAATCGCTGATTCTGGCCCTAGCAGACCACCTAAATCAACCATGCAGAAGAAAGGCAACATTGAACCAAAGATGCAACAAAATATCGTGAAGAGTGCTATCCCAAGAAATCCTCACATTCATCAGCTAGAT AAACCCAAGTGTTCAGACGATGCTGCTGTGCACGTAAAGTTAGAAGCCACTAAGAGAAAACTTCAGGAGCGTTATCAACAAGCTGAAAAGG CTAAGAGGCAGCGGACGGTACAGGTTATGGAGTTGCATGACCTCCCAAAGCAAGGGATTGGCCATCGAAATCCACATGTGAAACCCGGAAATCACAAGAGGCAATGGGGTCATGGACGAAGATAG